One genomic window of Borrelia hispanica CRI includes the following:
- a CDS encoding recombinase RecT, whose translation KLNPFKKEAYIIPFNGRYTVVVAYQTLLIRAYEAGYNKYDLDFEEKLVKSLKIDFKGNKAIQEDWQCTAFFKSDDGIRYSFSVLLS comes from the coding sequence AAATTAAATCCATTTAAGAAGGAAGCATACATAATACCATTCAATGGACGTTATACAGTTGTAGTAGCATATCAAACATTGCTTATACGTGCATATGAAGCTGGGTATAATAAGTATGATCTTGACTTTGAAGAGAAATTGGTTAAATCTCTTAAGATTGATTTTAAAGGTAATAAGGCGATACAAGAAGATTGGCAGTGTACAGCTTTTTTCAAATCAGATGATGGTATTCGTTATAGTTTTTCTGTTTTACTTAGTGA